The following coding sequences lie in one Plasmodium sp. gorilla clade G2 genome assembly, chromosome: 11 genomic window:
- a CDS encoding UDP-galactose transporter, putative, with the protein MVKIQKSSGMFWKRSSESSNLYNFLNGLICIGGIYFFFIIFGYYQEKLPQLGRGNDRFYYNIFLICVLCLSNSLCSLSAIFFKSRLNNENVMSSLKKNIDKYFIKQIILISITYSIAMIATNYSLRHVNFPTQVLVKSGKMIPIVVGGYFFFGKKYPYYDYISVFLITSSLVLFNLLRTKSSKEVHQTTFGILLLCISLLCDGLTGPRQDKLLSKYNVDSVNLMFYVNIFAFIFNLLASLIIEGSKPYIFLEKYTSSYYYILAFSVSGTLGQFFVFYSLRVYGSLYTSLFTTLRKALSTVVSVYLFGHVLKPLQWVCIGVIFSTLIVQSYLKKQSKKVQSKNK; encoded by the coding sequence ATGGTAAAAATACAGAAGAGCTCAGGTATGTTTTGGAAGAGGAGTAGTGAGTCCTCAAATTTGTACAATTTTTTGAACGGCTTAATTTGTATAGgtggtatatattttttttttataatatttggtTATTATCAAGAGAAGTTACCTCAGTTAGGAAGAGGAAATGATAGgttttattataacatttttctAATATGTGTATTATGTTTATCAAATAGTTTATGTAGTTTAAGtgctatattttttaagagtagattaaataatgaaaatgtgaTGAgtagtttaaaaaaaaatatagataaatattttataaaacaaattatattaatatctaTAACATATTCTATAGCTATGATAGCTACAAATTATTCTTTAAGGCATGTTAATTTCCCTACACAAGTACTTGTAAAATCTGGAAAAATGATACCAATTGTAGTAGGaggttattttttttttggaaagaaatatccatattatgattatatttcAGTATTTTTAATTACATCATCATTAGTTCTTTTCAATTTATTAAGAACAAAAAGTTCTAAGGAAGTTCATCAGACTACATTTGGAATTCTACTTTTatgtatatcattattatgtgACGGACTTACTGGACCTAGACaagataaattattaagTAAATATAATGTTGATTCTGTTAATCTTATGttttatgttaatatatttgcattcatttttaatttattagcTTCATTAATTATTGAAGGAAGTAAaccatatattttcttagaaaaatatacaagctcatattattatatcttaGCTTTCTCTGTAAGTGGAACTCTTGGACAGTTTTTCGTTTTTTACTCACTCAGGGTATATGGTAGTTTATATACTAGTCTCTTCACAACACTTAGAAAAGCTCTAAGTACAGTCGTTTCGGTTTACCTATTTGGACATGTACTTAAACCGTTACAATGGGTATGTATAGGAGTCATTTTTTCAACTCTCATTGTACAGAGTTATCTTAAGAAACAATCCAAGAAGGTTCAAAGTAAAAATAAGTGA